Below is a window of Christensenella minuta DNA.
CATCCCCCGCGAAGAACTTTTTATCACCACGAAGCTCTGGATTCAGGACGCCGGCTATGAAAGCACCAAAAAGGCGTTTTCAAGGTCCCTCGAGCGCCTCGGCCTTGACTTTCTCGACCTGTACCTCATCCACCAGCCGTTCGGCGACTATTACGGTTCCTGGCGGGCAATGGAGGAGCTTTACAGGGAAGGACGGATCCGCGCGATCGGCGTGAGCAATTTCTATCCCGACCGCCTTACGGACCTCATCATGCACAATGAGGTTGTGCCCGCCGTGAACCAGATTGAGACCCATCCTTTTTTTCAGCGTACGGAATACCAAGCGCTGATGAGGGAAAAGGGCGTGCAGATCGAGTCCTGGGGTCCGTTTGCCGAGGGCAGGAACGGCTTTTTCCAAAACGCGGTGCTGGTGGAGCTCGGTAAAAAATACGGAAAATCCGCGGCGCAGGTGGCGCTGCGCTGGCTTACCCAGCGCGGCGTGGTGTGTATTCCAAAGTCGGTGCATAAAGAACGCATCGCGGAAAACTTCAATATCTTCGATTTTTCGCTGACAGGGGAAGATATGAAGAAGATCGCCGCGCTCGACACGGGAAAAAGCTGTTTTCTCGACCACACCGATCCCGAGGTGGCCGGGTGGCTCGGAAGCGCCGTATATGATATCTGACCGCCGCCCGCTGCGGAAAGGAAGGCAGAAAAAAAGCAGGCACCCTGCGTTTTTCGCATGGTACCTGCTTTTTGTTTCTTCTTTATGCAAGCTGTTCCTTCTTGCTTTTTATGAGGAACACCCACACGAGCGCCGCAAGCGCCGCGCCGACAAGCGGGGCCGCGATGAACAGCCAGACCTGCTCCAGCGCCTGCCCGCCCATAAAGATCGCCGGGGCAAGGCTCCGCGCCGGGTTTACGGACGTACCCGTCAGCGGGATGCCCATGATGTGCACAAATGCCAGCGTAAGGCCGATCACAACGCCCGCGACTGAACCCATCTTTTCCGAGGCAGTCACCCCCATGGCCGTCAGCACGAACACAAACGTCAGGATCACTTCCACGAGGAACGCGCCGCCCATGGAAAGACCGACCGACGACGCTTCCCCGAAGCCGTTCTGTCCAAGGCCCGTCGCCGCGATACCGCCGAGGTCAGCGTTGTTTACGATGGCCATCAGCACTGCGCTTGCAGCGATTGCGCCAAGCACCTGCCCGATTACATAGCCCACGAAATCCTTGCCGCTCATGCGCTTGGAAATCAGCATCGCAAAGGATACCGCCGGGTTGATGTGGCAGCCCGAAACGTTCCCGATGCAATATGCCATCGCAACGATGGAAAGACCGAACGCAAGCGCGATGCCCACGATCCCGGTCACGCCGCCGATGCCGCCCGAAAGCGCCGCCGTACCGCAGCCGAATAATACCAGCACAAACGTACCGATAAATTCCGCAACATACTTCTTCATAAATAATACCTCCGATTAATTGATTATATGAATGAATGTAATTAGGAAGCTTTTTTACCTGACCGCATCCTTAAGCAGCTTCCCCGCCTTGAATGCGGGAAGCTTTACCTCCGGCATACGGATTGTTTCCCCAGTCCTCGGATTCTTGCCGTTGCGCGCCGCGCGGCTCCTTACCTCGAATGCGCCAAACCCCATCAGCTGCACTTTTCCGTCTGCGGCAAGCGTTTCCCTGATCTCTTCAAGGATCGCGTCCGTCACGGTTTCGACATCCCTTTTCATAATTCCCGTTTTTTCCGCCACTTTACCCACCAGTTCTTTTTTGTTCATCTGTTCTTCCCCTTTCAATAGACAACGGAAACCCTGCCTTCGCGCTTTGCAAAAGCTCCCGTTTGTATACATTGGTTACTGCTTTATGAGTATTATTTTAGGTTCATGAAAAGCAAAAGTCAATATACACTGGTAGCTTTCATGAAAATCTTTTTCCTTTCCGCAGGGAGTGCAGCGCCCATCCTGCCGCGCTTGCAGACAGGGCCGCGAGCAGCGGCAGCGGAGTGGCCTCCGCGTCCCCCGTTTGTGGGGCGCGGGTATTTTTTCCGGCCTCCCGGATCCCTTCCCCGCCCCGCGGCGGCGCTTGCCCGGGGTCTTCCGCCGTTCCTCCGTTTTGGCCGGGCTGCCTGTTGTTGATAACCAGAACCGACTGGAGCGCACCATCCGTCTTTACGGAAAAAGAAATCGGCTGCGCCGCCTCATAGCCTGCGGGCGGCGAAAGCTCACGTACCGTGTAGGAAGCGCCCGCCTCCAGCCTGCCGGTAAAAGTTTTTGCCTCCGTCCCGCTCACCCATGTTTCCACAACGTTGCCCCGCGCATCCTCGAGCGAAAGCCGCGCGCCCGGAAGGAGCTGCCCTGTTTCATCTGTTTTGAGGACTTCCACCTTTGTGGGATCGTTCAGCACCGTGCCAACGGCCGATATTCCCGAAGCACTGTCGAAGGAGGCGCTTCCAGCGGGGTTCACCGTGATTGCATACCGCCTTCCGATATCCGCGAGATACCCCGCCGCCGCGTGTGTTTCGCACAGAAAATATTCGTCCCACGGCAATCCGTCAAGGATCAATCTGCCGTCTTCTCCCGTGTAAAGGCCGGTTCCATCCACGCCGCATCCCACATAGGTATAGACGCCGGCAGAACCGGAAAACTCAACGGGAACGCCGTCCGGCACAGCGCCGTCCATCGTGCGGTAAAGCGCGAATACCGTCCCGCCGATACCTGCGGAAGGATCCTCTTTGCTCGCCTTGCGTATCTGCACCGTGGCCGCCGTGCGGCGTTCGGGTACGGGCTGGGAAGCCACGCGGGACGGATCGTAGGTGTCCGCCGAGGTGGTGAACGTATAGACCTCCGGATCGCATACGTAGCCGTCCGGCGCCGTAATTTCACGGATATCATAGGCCGTATTCTGTTCGAGACCCCAGAACATGATCTTGCCTTCCGAATCCGTGATCCCGGTCTTAAGCGGTACGCCGCCTGCTCCTCCCCGGGGGAACAGGCCGTAAACCGCACCCGGCACGGGTACGGCTTCCCCTGCGTCGGCGTCATATTTATAAATCTGGTGCGCGGCCTTCCATGTCAGATTCGCCCACGCGTTCTCGCCGGCCATTTGCAGAGCATAGTCTTCCGCGAGGGGCGAACCTCCGGAAAGAAGCGCCGCGTCGTTTTTCACATTCATATCCGTGAGCGTCCCGGTGATGTTCGTCCGGTAGCGGAGCGTATACGCCCTGCCGTCCTGCGGCGGGGTCACCTTCATGGTGGACGAGCCGTCCGCATGCGCCGCGACGTCCACTCGGTAGCCTGTCTTCGGGACCTTCGCGCCTGTTCCCGTCACCGTACCCCCGGTATGTGCGCTTACGTAAAGTTCGACCGAATCGTAATCAAATTCCATCCCTGCCAGCACCGTATCCTCTACCGCGCAATAGCCGAGCGCGGCCCCGTTGGGGTTGAAGCGGACTTCCCACAATATGTTCGCGGGAATGCCGTCCCCGTCGTACCCGAGGCTTTTTTTATCGATCAGCTTGTTTGCAAACGCATCCTGCGCCGCGGGCTGCGCGGCCGATACAGAAAATGTCTTTTGCGGGCAGGTAAACTCGTCCGCCGCCGCCGTCGCGGTATTCCCGGTAATAATTTTCACGTTGCGGGCCAGGAACGCATCCTTGTTTTTCAGCTCCATATAAATATGGATACGGTATTTTTTTTGCAGCTCGCCGAGCGGCACA
It encodes the following:
- a CDS encoding HU family DNA-binding protein → MNKKELVGKVAEKTGIMKRDVETVTDAILEEIRETLAADGKVQLMGFGAFEVRSRAARNGKNPRTGETIRMPEVKLPAFKAGKLLKDAVR
- a CDS encoding MIP family channel protein, which gives rise to MKKYVAEFIGTFVLVLFGCGTAALSGGIGGVTGIVGIALAFGLSIVAMAYCIGNVSGCHINPAVSFAMLISKRMSGKDFVGYVIGQVLGAIAASAVLMAIVNNADLGGIAATGLGQNGFGEASSVGLSMGGAFLVEVILTFVFVLTAMGVTASEKMGSVAGVVIGLTLAFVHIMGIPLTGTSVNPARSLAPAIFMGGQALEQVWLFIAAPLVGAALAALVWVFLIKSKKEQLA
- a CDS encoding aldo/keto reductase, which produces MQTVTLNNGITMPLLGFGVYQAEPKECEEAVLAALETGYRSIDTAAAYMNEEAVGRAVKKSGIPREELFITTKLWIQDAGYESTKKAFSRSLERLGLDFLDLYLIHQPFGDYYGSWRAMEELYREGRIRAIGVSNFYPDRLTDLIMHNEVVPAVNQIETHPFFQRTEYQALMREKGVQIESWGPFAEGRNGFFQNAVLVELGKKYGKSAAQVALRWLTQRGVVCIPKSVHKERIAENFNIFDFSLTGEDMKKIAALDTGKSCFLDHTDPEVAGWLGSAVYDI